Part of the Salmo trutta chromosome 5, fSalTru1.1, whole genome shotgun sequence genome is shown below.
TCATGATGAATAAGTACTAGAGGACCCAACCACGGTGATGGCTATCGGttccattatggcatctgtgacagtGTTCTATCTAGTAGTCCATCTATCTCTCTATGGGACCACACCTTCTGTCCCATCATGATACTGGACTAGTGGAGGCCCAGGCAGAGTGTGCACTTCATACCCTGTAAAAGCATTACATAATGGTTGTGAAATATTGTTGCACATCGTAAAGATAATTTAGGGGGGGTCAAATGGGGTGGGGATACGCGTGAGCTGTTTGTAGTGCTGGCCGAAGAGAATGTACCTAGGCTACGTCCCAATAAGTATACTAGCATACTATGTTCAATCCAAGCATACTAACTTCTTAGATGTGCCATACTCAGGGGTCGATTAGCCTAGTTAGATTCACCCGTTGTCCCAATATGCATACTTAATAGCCTATAATGCTTGAAAAGTTTCCATGAATGCTAAACAGCTTGTGTGGATTTTGGGATGCTTGGCCGGCCTAGAATACGGGCTGGATTACAGGGTCTGCTTGGCCGGCCTAGAATACGGCCTGGATTACAGGGTCTGCTTGGCCGGCCTAGAATACGGCCTGGATTACAGGGTCTGCTTGGCCGGCCTAGAATACGGCCTGGATTACAGGGTCTGCTTGGCCGGCCTAGAATACGGCCTGGATTACAGTCTCTGCTTGGCCGGCCTAGAATACGGCCTGGATTACAGTCTCTGATTGGCCGGCCTAGAATACGGCCTGGATTACAGGGTCTGCTTGGCCGGCCTAGAATACGGCCTGGATTACAGGGTCTGCTTTGCCGGCCtagaatacagcctggattaCAGTCTCTGCTTGGCCGGCCTAGAATACGGCCTGGATTACAGTCTCTGCTTGGCCGGCCTAGAATACGGCCTGGATTACAGGGTCTGCTTGGCCGGCCTAGAATACGGCCTGGATTACAGGGTCTGCTTGGCCGGCCTAGAATACGGCCTGGATTACAGTCTCTGCTTGGCCGGCCTAGAATACGGCCTGGATTACAGTCTCTGCTTGGCCGGCCtagaatacagcctggattaCAGGGTCTGCTTGGCCGGCCTAGAATACGGCCTGGATTACAGGGTCTGCTTGGCCGGCCTAGAATACGGCCTGGATTACAGGGTCTGCTTGGCCGGCCTAGAATACGGCCTGGATTACAGGGTCTGCTTGGCCGGCCtagaatacagcctggattaCAGTCTCTGCTTGGCCGGCCtagaatacagcctggattaCAGGGTCTGCTTGGCCGGCCTAGAATACGGCCTGGATTACAGGGTCTGCTTGGCCGGCCTAGAATACGGCCTGGATTACAGGGTCTGCTTGGCCGGCCTAGAATACGGCCTGGATTACAGTCTCTGCTTGGCCGGCCTAGAATACGGCCTGGATTGTCCGCTTGCTAAATGGCTAAAATCAATGTACATGTAATACTTACTTTCTCTTCCAGGGCGCCAATGCCTCTGCTTTGGAGAAGGAGATTGGACCAGAACAGTTTCCCGTTAATGAACACTACTTTGGGTTGGTCAACGTAAGTACCAACACAACAAGATTAACAATAGCTATTGGTCAATGTAAGTTTCCCAGCATGCACCTGCACCAACACACTATTTACCAATCATTACAGTACCATGGTAACACTTTTGCCAACAATCATAACACAAGACTTATCAtgtgctttctctctcctctgtctctcttcctctgcatctcctctctcctcgatctctcttttcttctcctccagTTTGGGAACACCTGCTACTGTAACTCTGTGCTGCAGGCTCTCTACTTCTGCCGTCCGTTCAGGGAGAAGGTCCTGGCCTACAAGGTCCAGCCCAGACGTAAAGAGTCACTGCTCACCTGTCTTTCTGACCTCTTCAACAGGTAAAGGGAGAGAATATGCTGAACTCTCAGCTCCTATCCTCTTGTGTGAACACATTTTAAAGggtgcttggaaccaaaaatagataACGGGGAAAAAGGCCAGCACTCACTTGGATATAAGATGCAATACATTTTTTGCAGCATCGCCACGCAGAAGAAGAAGGTGGGAGTCATCCCTCCCAAGAAGTTCATCTCACGACTGAGGAAAGAAAATGGTGAGAGGGGGATGTGAGGGAGGAAGGAGTGATGGGGGGAGGGAAGAATAATGTATCTATAAGGAAAATGTATTAACTTAGACGCTTCAGAACCCTTTCCTTCTTTATCGCTCCCTCCAGAGTTGTTTGACAACTACATGCAACAGGATGCCCATGAGTTCCTCAACTACCTCCTCAACACTATCGCTGACCTgctgcaggaggaggagaagagccaGGAGAGACAGCAGAATGGAAAACTGTTGCAGaacggaggaggaggagttggGGGCAGCAGCGGGACGGGAGGAGGAccgggtgaggagggggagaagacacAGCAGACCTGGGTCCACGAGATCTTCCAGGGAACCCTAACAAACGAGACGCGCTGCCTCAACTGTGAAGCTGTAAGTGGAGGGAGATCCAAGATGAAGGCTGTTAATAGGGTGATGAATGGGGCAGGGAGCTGTAATGGAGGCCAGGCTATGCCAGTTTCCAAATACTATACTGTGATGGGGAGATCCAAGATGGAGACTGTTATTGCATTTGAAATAAAGGAAATGAATAGGCCCAGAAGCTGTAATGTATGTCTGCCTGTGCCAGATTTCGAATACTTTTAATGGGAGAAGGAGAGCCAAAATGGAGACTGTTATTGGATTTGAAATGCCGGAAATCAATGGGGCCAGGAGCTGTTTCCTGATACTGTACTGTGTTTAGAGTTAATGTAACcagtgtcctgtctgtgtccaggTGAGCAGTAAAGACGAAGACTTCCTGGACCTGTCTGTAGATGTTGAGCAGAACACCTCCATCACACACTGtctcaggtaggtgtgtgtgtgtgtgtgtgtgtgtgtgtgtgtgtgtgtgtgtgtgtgtgtgtgtgtgtgtgtgtgtgtgtgtgtgtgtgtgtgtgtgtgtgtgtgtgtgtgtgtgtgtgtgtgtgtgtgtgtgagacacacaCCTGGACCACACAGTTGTGTTCAATTGGAGAAAGTGTTAGTGAAATTCGTTACTCGGTGTGTGTGAGGTCACTGTTTCTTCTCTCCACAGGGGTTTCAGCAACACCGAGACACTATGTAGTGAATACAAGTACTACTGTGAACAGTGTCGGAGTAAACAGGAAGCACAGAAAAGGTGAGATGGCTGCTAGAAAACTGGATTTAGACAGCAGTTGGATTTGACATAGATGATGACGAAGGCCTGGAGTTTTCCATGGTGATAAATACAGGCTAACACTACAAAAACGGCCGCTGTTGTTGCTAGGAGAAATGGTCTGTTTTGAAAAGTGCATTATGGTTTTTACTCTGATGCTGCAGAGTGAGTGGTGTAGTTAGTCTGAATACAGCTGTGTATACCAAGTGGCTGACGTACTAACTGTAGCTTGGCCTGGTACGTGTTCAGATGTTAAGTGGACTTGATCATCTCTGTTagtgtattttattaggatctccattagctgttgcgaaagcagcagctacttttcTTGGGGTCCActtgaaacatgacataatacagacaagaacagctcaaggacagaactacataagtTTTTAAAAACGGctcacagcctacatatcaatacatacac
Proteins encoded:
- the LOC115194644 gene encoding ubiquitin carboxyl-terminal hydrolase 12 isoform X2, giving the protein MEILMTVRKIASICTMGANASALEKEIGPEQFPVNEHYFGLVNFGNTCYCNSVLQALYFCRPFREKVLAYKVQPRRKESLLTCLSDLFNSIATQKKKVGVIPPKKFISRLRKENELFDNYMQQDAHEFLNYLLNTIADLLQEEEKSQERQQNGKLLQNGGGGVGGSSGTGGGPGEEGEKTQQTWVHEIFQGTLTNETRCLNCEAVSSKDEDFLDLSVDVEQNTSITHCLRGFSNTETLCSEYKYYCEQCRSKQEAQKRMRVKKLPMILALHLKRFKYMDQLQRYTKLSYRVVFPLELRLFNTSGDATNPDRMYDLVAVVVHCGSGPNRGHYITIVKSHGFWLLFDDDIVEKIDAQAIEEFYGLTSDISKNSESGYILFYQSRD
- the LOC115194644 gene encoding ubiquitin carboxyl-terminal hydrolase 12 isoform X1 gives rise to the protein MEILMTVRKIASICTMGANASALEKEIGPEQFPVNEHYFGLVNFGNTCYCNSVLQALYFCRPFREKVLAYKVQPRRKESLLTCLSDLFNSIATQKKKVGVIPPKKFISRLRKENEPFPSLSLPPELFDNYMQQDAHEFLNYLLNTIADLLQEEEKSQERQQNGKLLQNGGGGVGGSSGTGGGPGEEGEKTQQTWVHEIFQGTLTNETRCLNCEAVSSKDEDFLDLSVDVEQNTSITHCLRGFSNTETLCSEYKYYCEQCRSKQEAQKRMRVKKLPMILALHLKRFKYMDQLQRYTKLSYRVVFPLELRLFNTSGDATNPDRMYDLVAVVVHCGSGPNRGHYITIVKSHGFWLLFDDDIVEKIDAQAIEEFYGLTSDISKNSESGYILFYQSRD